Proteins from one Balaenoptera musculus isolate JJ_BM4_2016_0621 chromosome 7, mBalMus1.pri.v3, whole genome shotgun sequence genomic window:
- the LOC118897835 gene encoding LOW QUALITY PROTEIN: 5-hydroxytryptamine receptor 5B-like (The sequence of the model RefSeq protein was modified relative to this genomic sequence to represent the inferred CDS: deleted 1 base in 1 codon; substituted 1 base at 1 genomic stop codon), whose translation MEAANLSVASTGVALRLGPDAXSSSPSPGGVVQLTPGGAALPGREPPFSVFTALVVTQLVRLIAATFLWNLLVLVTMLRVRALHRVPHNVVASTAVSDELVAALVHTPLSLASELSTGRRWRLGRSLCRVWISFDVLRCPASIWNVAAIALARYWTITRHLPYTPRTCRRASVLMIALTWALSALIALAPLLSGWGEANDARLRRC comes from the exons ATGGAAGCAGCTAACCTCTCGGTGGCCTCCACCGGGGTCGCCCTTCGCCTGGGACCCGACGCCTAGAGCAGCAGCCCAAGCCCCGGCGGGGTCGTCCAGTTGACCCCAGGCGGCGCCGCCCTGCCTGGTCGAGAGCCGCCCTTCTCTGTCTTCACGGCGCTGGTGGTGACGCAGCTGGTGCGGCTGATCGCGGCCACTTTCCTGTGGAACCTGCTGGTCTTGGTCACCATGCTGCGCGTCCGCGCCCTCCACCGTGTGCCGCATAACGTGGTGGCCTCGACGGCCGTGTCGGACGAGCTCGTGGCAGCGCTGGTGCAT ACGCCCCTGAGCCTGGCGAGCGAGCTGTCGACCGGGCGACGGTGGCGGCTGGGCCGGAGCTTGTGCCGCGTGTGGATCTCCTTCGACGTGCTGCGCTGCCCCGCCAGCATCTGGAACGTGGCGGCCATCGCCCTGGCCCGATACTGGACCATCACGCGCCACCTGCCGTACACGCCGCGCACCTGCCGCCGAGCCTCGGTGCTCATGATCGCGCTCACCTGGGCCCTCTCCGCGCTCATCGCCCTCGCGCCGCTGCTCTCCGGCTGGGGCGAGGCGAACGACGCTCGGCTCCGGCGCTGCTAG